Proteins encoded together in one Oxalobacteraceae sp. CFBP 8761 window:
- a CDS encoding EAL domain-containing protein, translating to MVFVSDGIEKVTGYSAAAFTTQPGLSFASIILPEDRDQMHASVAIALAQNQPFQVTYRIRTADGRIRWIWEQGALNRQAGMLEGFLADFTRIKHADLVMLEQASFLQQARDAIIAMDMTSRISYWNHGAERLYGWSAQEAMGKRFGELLCDEQAHYETAFAHTLADGEWSGELAHVRRDGSKVDTDTRWTLLVPDAVPGACQKILVIGTDISERKSSEAKIFRLAFFDHLTDLPNRANLLDQLRRALVGSARSGKCGALMFCDLDNFKYLNDSQGHAAGDLLLQAVARRLEGCVRETDMVARLGGDEFVVLIRPVDESRAVAAAQAETVARKVVAALAAPFQLGDLHYALSVSVGVVTLCGQQDTVESTLRQADAAMYQAKAAGRNTFRFHDPTAQAAWLARAELENRLRRALQRHEFMLHYQPQLDRFGRVTGAEALLRWRQPDGKVLLPAEFIRIAEESGLIIEIGAWVMRSACRELARWQRQPATAALTLSVNVSARQFTEPDFVALLETIFAETGVQPSGLRLELTESLVVTDFTLAAQTMGALKRQGLSFSLDDFGTGYSSLAYLRKLPLDQLKIDRSFMRDVLTDQNDASIVRSIIALGDSLGLEVMAEGVETAGQRQFLADAGCHLYQGFLYQQAMSGETFTQYVTGMH from the coding sequence ATGGTGTTCGTCAGCGACGGCATCGAAAAAGTGACCGGCTACTCGGCCGCGGCGTTTACCACCCAGCCGGGGCTGTCGTTTGCCAGCATCATCCTGCCGGAAGACCGCGACCAGATGCATGCGTCGGTCGCGATCGCCCTCGCCCAGAACCAGCCATTCCAGGTCACGTACCGGATCCGCACTGCCGATGGCCGCATCCGGTGGATCTGGGAACAAGGCGCCCTGAACCGGCAGGCGGGCATGCTCGAAGGGTTCCTGGCCGATTTCACGCGGATCAAGCATGCCGATCTCGTGATGCTCGAACAGGCGTCGTTCCTGCAGCAGGCGCGTGACGCGATCATTGCGATGGACATGACCTCGCGCATCAGCTACTGGAACCATGGCGCCGAGCGCCTGTACGGCTGGAGCGCGCAGGAGGCGATGGGCAAGCGCTTTGGCGAGCTGCTGTGCGATGAACAGGCTCACTACGAAACCGCCTTTGCACACACGCTGGCCGATGGCGAATGGTCGGGCGAACTGGCCCATGTACGGCGCGATGGCTCGAAGGTCGACACCGATACCCGCTGGACCTTGCTGGTGCCCGATGCCGTGCCGGGCGCATGCCAGAAGATCCTGGTGATCGGCACCGACATCAGCGAGCGCAAATCCAGCGAAGCAAAGATCTTCCGCTTGGCGTTCTTCGACCATCTCACCGACCTGCCCAACCGCGCCAACCTGCTCGACCAGTTGCGCCGCGCGCTCGTTGGCAGCGCCCGCAGCGGCAAGTGCGGCGCGCTGATGTTCTGCGACCTCGATAACTTCAAGTACCTCAACGACAGCCAGGGCCACGCGGCCGGCGACCTGCTGCTGCAGGCCGTGGCGCGCCGCCTCGAAGGCTGTGTGCGCGAAACCGACATGGTGGCGCGCCTGGGCGGCGACGAGTTCGTGGTGCTGATCCGGCCCGTCGACGAATCACGCGCGGTGGCCGCGGCGCAAGCCGAGACCGTTGCCAGGAAGGTGGTCGCAGCGCTGGCAGCGCCGTTCCAGCTGGGCGACCTGCATTACGCGTTGTCGGTCAGCGTCGGCGTGGTCACGCTGTGCGGCCAGCAAGACACGGTCGAATCGACCTTGCGCCAGGCCGACGCCGCGATGTACCAGGCCAAGGCGGCCGGGCGCAACACGTTCCGCTTCCATGACCCGACAGCGCAGGCCGCATGGCTCGCGCGCGCCGAACTCGAAAACCGCTTGCGCCGCGCGCTGCAGCGCCACGAATTCATGCTGCACTACCAGCCGCAGCTCGACCGCTTCGGGCGCGTGACCGGCGCCGAGGCGCTGCTGCGCTGGCGCCAGCCCGATGGCAAGGTCCTGCTGCCGGCCGAGTTCATCCGCATCGCCGAAGAAAGCGGGCTCATCATCGAGATCGGCGCCTGGGTCATGCGCTCTGCCTGCCGCGAACTGGCGCGCTGGCAGCGCCAGCCGGCAACAGCCGCCCTGACGCTGTCGGTCAACGTCAGCGCGCGCCAGTTCACCGAACCGGATTTCGTCGCGCTGCTGGAGACCATTTTTGCCGAAACCGGCGTGCAGCCGTCGGGGCTCAGACTCGAGCTGACCGAAAGCCTGGTGGTCACCGATTTCACGCTGGCGGCGCAGACGATGGGCGCGCTCAAACGGCAGGGTCTGTCATTTTCGCTGGACGACTTCGGCACCGGCTACTCGTCGCTGGCCTACCTGCGCAAGCTGCCGCTGGACCAGCTCAAGATCGACCGCTCGTTCATGCGCGACGTGCTCACCGACCAGAACGACGCCTCGATCGTGCGTTCGATCATCGCGCTGGGCGACAGCCTGGGCCTGGAGGTCATGGCCGAAGGCGTGGAAACGGCGGGCCAGCGCCAGTTCCTGGCCGATGCGGGGTGCCATCTCTACCAGGGCTTCCTGTACCAGCAGGCCATGAGCGGCGAGACATTCACGCAGTACGTGACCGGCATGCACTGA
- a CDS encoding phosphatase PAP2 family protein, which yields MHQVVLRRLPLAVAIGAALALSACGGSDHHDDAPADVAIVIPAAPADQGAADTAPVPAVLAFVDTAATNQRGDARYATLATNAGVRVLGGMLAIWKPVTELVDAGQTAPAVDGFPAVAASTWTGVPNDGTNGGTIVNAAVHNANIDYVVKATASRTSEQALLAYLDDRRGKGYSVTGGMGPLTDAWRSASRATTTINDMPADAIKVKYEDGGNNNGVGGAANAEFGKVIDLVNAMGGNGSTEPAKRFYKYARPYRWSSAVQVVPQLEPAKSTTPSTDGGFTSGHSAEAVRNAIAMAYVLPERYQELVGRGLELGESRIYAGMHSPLDVISGRVQAQAVAAANLIAAGATTRAAAREQAQSTLMKLTGTTASTFPSYAISGTPANDRFADYATSKANYLRRMTYGLPLIGSTTAPAVVPKGAEVLLETRLPYLTDAQRRVVLKTTAIGSGYPTLDDAEGWGRLNLFAAAEGYAVFTGNVVLNMDASKGGFNAADRWRNDITGSGKLVKQGSGALKLGGKNAWTGGTQVDAGVLEALSTTAFGTGDVYVAGGGTVISNAPATLVVGGKYTQLTGATLELRLGAAQGGRMSVTGAATIGGGTLRIKFQDGVKPAVGDTLTVISAASLKGKFETITVDGFTVTPTYTDTGLQLRLGS from the coding sequence TGCCGGCAGTGCTTGCTTTTGTCGACACCGCCGCCACCAACCAGCGCGGCGATGCCCGCTACGCGACCTTGGCCACGAATGCCGGCGTGCGCGTCCTGGGCGGCATGCTCGCCATCTGGAAGCCGGTAACCGAACTCGTCGATGCAGGCCAGACGGCCCCGGCCGTTGACGGCTTCCCCGCAGTTGCCGCATCGACCTGGACCGGCGTGCCGAACGACGGCACCAATGGCGGCACGATCGTCAACGCCGCCGTGCACAATGCCAACATCGATTACGTGGTCAAGGCCACTGCCAGCCGCACCTCGGAGCAGGCTCTGCTGGCGTATCTGGACGACCGGCGCGGCAAGGGCTACAGCGTCACCGGCGGCATGGGCCCGCTGACCGATGCGTGGCGCAGCGCTTCGCGCGCGACCACCACCATCAACGACATGCCGGCGGATGCCATCAAGGTCAAGTACGAAGATGGCGGCAACAACAACGGTGTCGGCGGCGCCGCCAACGCCGAGTTCGGCAAGGTCATCGACCTGGTCAATGCGATGGGCGGCAACGGTTCGACCGAGCCGGCCAAGCGCTTCTACAAATACGCACGCCCTTACCGCTGGAGCAGCGCGGTGCAGGTCGTGCCGCAGCTCGAGCCAGCCAAAAGCACGACGCCAAGCACCGACGGCGGCTTCACCAGCGGCCACTCGGCCGAAGCCGTGCGCAACGCGATCGCCATGGCCTATGTGCTGCCGGAGCGTTATCAGGAACTGGTCGGCCGTGGTCTCGAACTGGGCGAGAGCCGGATTTACGCCGGCATGCACTCGCCGCTGGACGTGATCAGCGGCCGCGTGCAGGCGCAAGCCGTCGCCGCCGCCAACCTGATCGCCGCCGGCGCCACCACGCGCGCTGCCGCCCGCGAACAGGCCCAGAGCACGCTGATGAAGCTGACCGGCACCACCGCCAGCACCTTCCCGAGCTACGCCATCTCGGGTACGCCGGCGAACGACCGTTTTGCCGACTACGCGACCAGCAAAGCCAACTACCTGCGCCGCATGACCTACGGCCTGCCGCTGATCGGTTCGACCACCGCGCCGGCCGTCGTGCCGAAAGGCGCCGAAGTACTGCTGGAAACGCGCCTGCCGTACCTGACCGACGCGCAGCGCCGCGTGGTGCTGAAAACGACCGCAATCGGTTCGGGCTATCCGACGCTGGACGATGCTGAAGGCTGGGGCCGCCTGAACCTGTTTGCTGCTGCCGAAGGCTATGCGGTCTTCACCGGCAACGTCGTGCTGAACATGGATGCGAGCAAGGGTGGCTTTAATGCAGCAGACCGCTGGCGCAACGACATCACCGGCAGCGGCAAGCTGGTCAAGCAAGGTTCGGGCGCGTTGAAGCTGGGCGGCAAGAATGCCTGGACAGGCGGCACGCAAGTCGACGCCGGCGTGCTCGAAGCGCTGTCGACGACGGCCTTCGGCACGGGTGACGTGTATGTCGCGGGCGGCGGTACCGTGATCAGCAACGCACCGGCCACCCTGGTCGTGGGCGGCAAGTACACGCAGCTGACCGGCGCGACGCTGGAACTGCGCCTGGGCGCGGCCCAGGGCGGCCGCATGAGCGTGACGGGTGCGGCCACCATCGGCGGCGGCACACTGCGCATCAAGTTCCAGGACGGCGTCAAGCCGGCCGTGGGCGACACGCTCACCGTCATCAGCGCGGCAAGCCTGAAGGGCAAGTTCGAGACCATCACGGTCGACGGCTTTACCGTGACGCCGACCTACACCGACACGGGCCTGCAACTGCGCCTGGGTTCGTAA